The Methanoregula sp. DNA window GGGCGGTGAACGAGCATCCCCAGGGGGAGCTGCATCCATCGTCTCAGAAAAAAATCAGTGATCGGGTGTTTCGAATAGTTCGAAGTAACATTCCCCGTACACCTGCTTTTCACCGGGTTTGAGTGCGAGAAGGAGATTGTCGGCGTGGTCGCGGCAGACGAAGGCAACACTGCACCCGAGTCCTTGGACCCCGATGGCTTCCTTCCCGCAATACTCGCACAGGTGTTTTTCTGCCATCAGCTGTACCGTTCGAGCACACAAACGCCGTAAATTTTCTTCTCGCCGGGTTTGAGCGCAAGAAGGAGACCGTCTGCATGGTCCAGGCACACATAGGCAAAACTGCCCTCCAGTGACTGGAACCCGATTGCTTCCTTACCACAGTATTCACACTTCTGTTTTTCCGCCATGATCATTTACTTTTCATCTTTTCATTAATACAGCTTGTTAATTTACCAATATCGTCACTAGTTTCTGAATTATCTCGTCCCCGGAAAAAATGATCTTTGTATTCGCATTCTGGCTGGGTTTCGGGAGCCCGGATTGGGTAAACTGCGTTGTGAAAAACGTGCCTGTTTAAGGGCCCTTGGCGGGCTTCAAGTGAGGGCGTTTCCGCCCGGATTTGGGCAATCGGGGCGATATTCTGAGAAATTCGCAACAGGTCCCGGATCCGGCGGTTTTACGGGCTTTTCCAGAACCGGTTTTTTGAAACGGAGCCCGCAGAGGGCTTAATTTAGTGTATCTCAGATTCCTCCGGAACTGCCTTTGTTCCATTTATTACGATAAGCGACGTGAGCACCAACCAGAAATAAATGAGAACCAGTTAACAGCAGTCCTCCTTTAGAACGACTTATTACTACACCTCACCCACTATTTTCTAACACTGGTGGTACGTATGGATGAAATTGTCACGGGAATCACGCAGGCAGTTGACCTGATCGTCACTCTTAATCCGGAAGTCCTGCACATTGCCGCCCTCTCTGTGTACATTTCCCTTGCCGCAACACTTCTTGCCGCATGCGTTTCCATCCCCCTGGGGGGATTGATCCATTTCCGTGAATTCCGGGGCAAGTCAATCCTCAAAGTGATCATCCAGACCCTCTATTCAGTTCCCACCGTTGTCGTGGGTCTCCTGTTGTACCTCCTGCTCTCACGAAGCGGCCCGCTCGGGTTGTTTGGCCTTCTCTTTACCCCGGAAGGTATGATCCTCGGGCAGATGGTCCTCATCATCCCCATCACAACCGGTCTTGTCATCTCTGCACTCAGCGGCGTTGACCGGAACATCAGCGATACGCTGGTATCTCTCGGAGCAACCGAGTTCCAGTGCATAGTCCAGATTGTCAAAGAAGCCCGGCTGGCAATCCTCAGTGCGGTGATCCTTGCATTCGGAAGAGCTATTTCAGAAGTCGGGGTAGCCATGATGATTGGCGGTAACATCGCGGGTCAGACGCGGGTGCTGACAACGGCTATTGCTCTCCAGACCGGCATGGGTGATTTTGGCTTCTCCATCGCACTCGGCATTATCCTTCTCGCGATTGCACTCGTCGTTGTCGTGGCTTTGAATATCATCACCTCCGGCCTGTCATCTGAACACCAGCAGGTACTGGGAGGCCCCCGCTCATGATCAGGATATCCGGTCTTGCGCGCCAGGCTGGTGAACGGAACATTCTTGAAGATATCAACCTGGAGATCCGGCGCGGAGAGATATTCACCCTCATCGGTCCCTCCGGCAGCGGCAAGACCACCCTCCTCCGGCTCATCGACCTTCTTGACCTGCCTACTGCCGGAACGATCTTCTTTGACGGGCAGGACACTGCCGGCACCGAACAGGTACGCCTCGCCATCCGCAGGCGCATGAGCATGGTCTTCCAGAAACCTGCGGTACTCAATACCACCGTTGCAGAAAATGTGGCATTCGGCCTGAAGTTCCGTGGTGCTGACCCGGCACAGGTCCCTGATCGTGTCCGTTCAGCGCTGGAACTTGTCGGCCTTTTGGGATTTGAAGAGCGCAGGGCAGTGACCCTGTCTGGTGGCGAGATGCAACGCGTGGCGATTGCACGGGCAATGGTCACCGAACCGGAGGTGCTGCTGCTGGATGAGCCCACGGCAAACCTTGACCCGGTCTCAACGGAGCTCATCGAGGATCTGCTCATCCGGATTAACAGCCGGATGCATACGACCATTCTCTTTTCCACGCATGACATGATCCAGGGCCAGCGCCTTGCCCATCGCATGGGGGTGATCATGCACGGGCGCCTTGCACAGGTGGGCACCCTCCACGATATATTCTACAAACCTTATGGCAGGGAGGTCGCACGGTTTGTCGGTGTCGATACCATCCTTAAAGGGGTAGTCCAGACCAATGAGCGGGGACTAGCCCTCGTAGCGATTGGCAATGCCTCCTTTGAAGTGGTTGCTCCCTGCCCCCCGGGAAAAACCATAACGCTCTATATCCGGCCCGAGGAAGTGTCGATCTCGATTCCTGACGGAGCAAAGAAGACCAGCGTCCGCAACCAGCTGGTGGGGACCATTACAAAACTGGTCTCGCTCGGGCCATTTATCCGGGTCACGGTAGACTGTGGGATGCCCATCATCGCACTTATAACGACCCGCTCCTGCGGGGAACTCGGACTGGCGATCGGTACGACCGTTGTTGCGAGTGTCAAAGCATCCGCGATTCATGTGCGTGCCGATCCCTAAATGAGATTTATTCAATATATTTATCAGGTTGCCATCGTAACAGTCAATGAGATGCGCTATGGCTGAAATGTTTACAGATCTTCTTATTTACGTGGGGATTGGAGTCCTCACCTTTATGATTGGATATATTATCGGGTACCAGTTACTGATGATGTACTATACAAAACGGTTTATGGTGATTGCCGGACAGTGTTCTGATGCGGATTCCGTGGTCCCGATGATAGATGAACTCGCAAAGGAGACCTGAGGGGTGAAAAAAGATGGTTGACCTAGTAAGTTACTCCTTGATCAGCATCACCTGCTTATGTTTCGGGCTTATTGTCAGTTTTCAGGTTGCGCACATCCATTACTGCCGCAAACTTACCACGCTGGTGCGCCGCTCAATATCGACAAAGACGATTGCTCCGGTGCTGGCAGAGTACGAAGTGCTCAAAGACCGGAAATAAAAACTTTTTCCTCTATCAGAGCTGGTTAATACGAGGATCACCAATAATTAAGTGATGCGCTGCACGACGCTTGCCAGCGGGAGCAAAGGCAACTGCTTTTTTATTGAGGGGGAGAGCGGCGCCCTGCTTATCGATGCAGGACTGAGCGCCAAAGAGATACTCGTAAGGATTTCTGCTGCGGGTCTCGATGCCAGCCATATCAGTGCCGTGCTGGTCACCCATGAGCATGGGGATCATCTGCGGGGTCTGGATGTGCTCATGCGGAAGCTCAGCATTCCGGCCTATGCAACAGAAGGCACCCTCCATGATTTCCTGCACCACCGGCGCACATCGGATAAAGCGGTCGACTGCCGGGTATGCAGGTATGATGATGTGTTTACCATCGGGGATTTTTCGGTTGAACCGTTTGCCACATCGCATGATGCTGCCGAGCCGTGCGGTTTTGTCATCCGCGAAAACGGGTTAAAGATCGGGTACTGCACCGATACGGGCATACTGACTCCCCCTATGCTTGAAAAACTCCGGTGCTGTGACGGTATTGTGCTCGAGAGCAACCACTGCCCGGATATGCTCACCAACGGGCCGTATCCTGAATCCTTAAAGCGGAGGATCCGTTCAAAACGGGGGCACCTGTCAAATCCGGCAGCAGCTGCCGGTCTGAAGGTACTGGGAAAAGATATCCCGCAGGTAATCCTCGCACATTTAAGCGAGACCAATAACACTCCCGAGCGGGTGAATGCCAGTGCCCGGGAGGGACTGGGTCTTTTTTATGATGAAATGAATGTGATTGTCGCAAGCCAGTGCGGGACCACACATACGGACCCCCAGTGTATCAGGCTTTAAAAAACACAATCTTAATCCCTGCACCGGCCAAACATCAGGACGAGAAAACCCATGCTCTTTATGGACTTTTCAAGGACCTGCGAGAAACTCGAAGGCATCTCCGGCCGGCTGGAGATGATCGATCTCATCAGCACCGTGCTGCCCACCCTTTCACCCGAAGAGCTGCTGGTCTTTGTGCGTTTTGTCATGGGGAGGTGCTTTCCTGACTGGAGTACCCGGAAACTCGGGATCGGACCGAACCTCCTGTACGAGGCAGTCGGTTATGTTGCAGGAATTAAAAAAGAGCAGGTGATCGAGAAGATCAACCAGACCGGCGATGTCGGGCAGGCTGTTGAGGAACTGCTGATGGAAAAGTCGATGACCACGTTTTTCCACGAGGAACTCGATCTTGTCCGCGTTGACCGGGAACTTATCACCATTGCCGAAATGGAAGGAAAAAAATCCCAGCGGGAGAAACTGCTCGCTGTCCGCCGGCTGCTGGGCAATGCCCACCCGCTCGAAGGCAGGTACCTGGCCCGGATCATGCTCGAAGAGCTCCGCATCGGTGTCGGCGAAGGGAGCGTGCGGGACGCAATCGCAAAAGCCTTTTTTGTGGATTCAGCCCTTGTCGAGCACGCGATGCAGGCCCTTAACGACTCGGGTGAAGTTGCCCGGCTTGCAAAGATCGGCCCCGATGCACTCCGGGACGTCCATATCACGCCGTTCCATCCGGTACGGATGATGCTCGCCCAGCAGGGTGTTATCGCCGACATGATCGCTGAGCACGGGCCGGTTGCAGCAGAATACAAATACGATGGGTCCCGGTTCCAGTTCCATAAGAAAGGCAACTGGGCGCGGATGTACTCGCGGCGGCTCGAGGATGTGACCGGGGCACTGCCGGATGTGATAGAGCAGCTGCTCAGTACAACCGATCATGACGTGATCATTGACGGGGAAGTCATTGCAATAAAAAATGGTAAACCCATGCCCTTCCAGTCCGTGCTCCGCCGCTTCCGGCGCCGCCATGATGTGGCTGAGGCAACCGAGGCTGTCGAGCTGGTGCCTAATGTCTTTGATATCCTCTGGCTTGACGGTGAGACCTTAATCGATCTCCCGCTTACCGGGCGAAGGAAAAAACTCGAGAGTGTCATAAAAATGTTCATTGCCCCGCAGGTGGTGAGCAGCGATGCAGCCGTTATAGAACAAACCTATAATGCTGCTCTCGCGGCCGGGCACGAAGGGATCATGATCAAGGTGCCCGCCTCGCCATATTCCCCGGGCCAGCGGGGGAAGAACTGGATCAAGATCAAGCCCGAAGTGGACACGCTCGACCTTGCGGTGATCGGTGCCGAATGGGGCGAAGGGAAGCGGGCACATGCGTTCGGGTCGTTCCTTGTTGCGTGCCAGAATGAGGGAAAACTCATACCGTTGAGCCGGGTAGCCACCGGCTTTTCTGATGAACAACTGGCCGAAGTGTACGGGCTGCTCAAGGACACAGTCATAGGAAAGAGCGGAAAGGAAGTGACATTTGAGCCGACGCTGGTCTTTGAGGTGGGATATGCGGAACTGCAGGCCAGTACCAATTACGATGGCGGGTTTGCCCTGCGGTTCCCCCGGTTCATCCGTCTCCGCGATGACAAGGATATCCCCGATATCGAAACGCTTGACGGAATCCGGGACCGGTACAAACGGCAGGCAAATTCAGCGCAGGCGTATAAGGGCTAGAAGGGCTCGTTGTTATTTCGTGGGAATTAGGCTCTGTAGAAATGCACATGAACCGATACCGTTCACTCCCAAGCCATGAAAATCGTTTTTTTTATGATTCTCCCCCGCCTTAGGGTCTCTCTTCAGGCACGGCGGGGCAAGGAGATTTTAGAATATTTAGTCCTCAAACGCCGCGGGGTGCCCCGTCAGGGGCGGCGGTGTTCATCGCATTCGGGGGTATGGGGGCATCAGCTCCCATCAAAAAGATCTACAAATTCTTGTGTTATTCATACGCCACCATCGACAAACTCAAAAGAGCGTTCTCTGCGTTTTGAGTTCGGGAATGAGCGTGCTGTGCCCGAGCCATGCACCGGAGCCGAGCCTGGCTGAAACTTCAGTGACCGCCACATCGAGAGACGGGCAGACCGTGGAGGGAGTGTGCATTGCTTTCCGGGTTGCCTCACGGATCACCCAGGTGCCGAGCGGTGCCCAGTACTCACCCGATACATTGCGAATGATGATCACCCGGGCACAGCGCCGGATGGTTTTGAGATATTCGCATGCGGCAAGCCGTGCCGAGTAGTACGCCCCGGATATGGGGGAGTACCCCTTCTTGGTCATGCCCTCCCGGTCCTGCACGATCACCGCTTCGTCTCCTGCCCAGAGGGTCTGTTTCCCCCAGATCTCGATCATCTCATACTTCCAGTCGCCCGGGACAAGGATGCAGAGGATCCGGTTGCCGTAGATCTCTCCGTCAAACAGGTGGATCTCGTCGATCGGGGGATAGCGGGCAATCTCTTTTTTCATCCGGATGGACAGGGTGTCGTCAACAGCAGTGATCGCCCACCGCGTGGGAACGAATTTCCGCCGTTTGCCCAGCAGCCCTGCCGTCATCAGCTTGGTGATCTGGTACACATCTATGTCCGAGTCCATCAGGGCAACACAGGCATCGGTTGCACCAATATCCGTATCGGATGTTACCCGGTCAACTGCCCGCTCCACCCGGGCACTGCCGATCACATCCATATGTTTGACCGGGCCGGTGAGACCCACCGGGGCGACCGTGCCATCGAAATTCAGGCTGAATGCAACCGGCTTTGTGAACAACACATCGACATCGAGCGGGATTGTGGAGAGCGCAATCTCCTGCAGGTTGCCGGCAACCGTGTGCAGTCCCGAATTCCCCCGGATCGTGCGGGCACGAATTCCCACAATATCTTCCATGCCGAG harbors:
- a CDS encoding ABC transporter ATP-binding protein produces the protein MIRISGLARQAGERNILEDINLEIRRGEIFTLIGPSGSGKTTLLRLIDLLDLPTAGTIFFDGQDTAGTEQVRLAIRRRMSMVFQKPAVLNTTVAENVAFGLKFRGADPAQVPDRVRSALELVGLLGFEERRAVTLSGGEMQRVAIARAMVTEPEVLLLDEPTANLDPVSTELIEDLLIRINSRMHTTILFSTHDMIQGQRLAHRMGVIMHGRLAQVGTLHDIFYKPYGREVARFVGVDTILKGVVQTNERGLALVAIGNASFEVVAPCPPGKTITLYIRPEEVSISIPDGAKKTSVRNQLVGTITKLVSLGPFIRVTVDCGMPIIALITTRSCGELGLAIGTTVVASVKASAIHVRADP
- a CDS encoding ATP-dependent DNA ligase, which encodes MLFMDFSRTCEKLEGISGRLEMIDLISTVLPTLSPEELLVFVRFVMGRCFPDWSTRKLGIGPNLLYEAVGYVAGIKKEQVIEKINQTGDVGQAVEELLMEKSMTTFFHEELDLVRVDRELITIAEMEGKKSQREKLLAVRRLLGNAHPLEGRYLARIMLEELRIGVGEGSVRDAIAKAFFVDSALVEHAMQALNDSGEVARLAKIGPDALRDVHITPFHPVRMMLAQQGVIADMIAEHGPVAAEYKYDGSRFQFHKKGNWARMYSRRLEDVTGALPDVIEQLLSTTDHDVIIDGEVIAIKNGKPMPFQSVLRRFRRRHDVAEATEAVELVPNVFDILWLDGETLIDLPLTGRRKKLESVIKMFIAPQVVSSDAAVIEQTYNAALAAGHEGIMIKVPASPYSPGQRGKNWIKIKPEVDTLDLAVIGAEWGEGKRAHAFGSFLVACQNEGKLIPLSRVATGFSDEQLAEVYGLLKDTVIGKSGKEVTFEPTLVFEVGYAELQASTNYDGGFALRFPRFIRLRDDKDIPDIETLDGIRDRYKRQANSAQAYKG
- a CDS encoding ABC transporter permease, which produces MDEIVTGITQAVDLIVTLNPEVLHIAALSVYISLAATLLAACVSIPLGGLIHFREFRGKSILKVIIQTLYSVPTVVVGLLLYLLLSRSGPLGLFGLLFTPEGMILGQMVLIIPITTGLVISALSGVDRNISDTLVSLGATEFQCIVQIVKEARLAILSAVILAFGRAISEVGVAMMIGGNIAGQTRVLTTAIALQTGMGDFGFSIALGIILLAIALVVVVALNIITSGLSSEHQQVLGGPRS
- a CDS encoding MBL fold metallo-hydrolase, whose protein sequence is MRCTTLASGSKGNCFFIEGESGALLIDAGLSAKEILVRISAAGLDASHISAVLVTHEHGDHLRGLDVLMRKLSIPAYATEGTLHDFLHHRRTSDKAVDCRVCRYDDVFTIGDFSVEPFATSHDAAEPCGFVIRENGLKIGYCTDTGILTPPMLEKLRCCDGIVLESNHCPDMLTNGPYPESLKRRIRSKRGHLSNPAAAAGLKVLGKDIPQVILAHLSETNNTPERVNASAREGLGLFYDEMNVIVASQCGTTHTDPQCIRL